In Rhinopithecus roxellana isolate Shanxi Qingling chromosome 16, ASM756505v1, whole genome shotgun sequence, a single genomic region encodes these proteins:
- the TXNDC8 gene encoding thioredoxin domain-containing protein 8 isoform X1, producing the protein MVQIINDMNEFKAFLTAAGHKLAVVEFSSKWCGPCKRMVPVFHAMSVKYQNVFFANVDVNNSPELAETCHIKTIPTFQMFKKSQKVTLFSRIKRMICCYRSGFMSNPIFEFSGADAKQLEAKIQELM; encoded by the exons ATGGTGCAGATTATTAATGACATG AATGAATTTAAAGCATTTCTGACAGCTGCTGGACACAAACTCGCAGTGGTTGAATTTTCTTCAAAATGGTGTGGTCCCTGCAAAAGGATGGTACCTGTTTTCCAT gcaATGTCTGTGAAataccaaaatgtattttttgctaATGTGGATGTGAACAATTCTCCG GAGCTCGCTGAAACTTGTCACATCAAAACAATACCCACATTTCAGATGTTCAAGAAAAGCCAGAAG GTAACCCTATTCTCAAGAATCAAAAGAATGATTTGCTGTTATAGAAGTGGATTCATGAGCAACCCG ATTTTTGAATTTAGTGGAGCTGATGCTAAACAGCTGGAAGCCAAGATTCAAGAATTAATGTAA
- the TXNDC8 gene encoding thioredoxin domain-containing protein 8 isoform X5, with amino-acid sequence MVQIINDMNEFKAFLTAAGHKLAVVEFSSKWCGPCKRMVPVFHAMSVKYQNVFFANVDVNNSPELAETCHIKTIPTFQMFKKSQKIFEFSGADAKQLEAKIQELM; translated from the exons ATGGTGCAGATTATTAATGACATG AATGAATTTAAAGCATTTCTGACAGCTGCTGGACACAAACTCGCAGTGGTTGAATTTTCTTCAAAATGGTGTGGTCCCTGCAAAAGGATGGTACCTGTTTTCCAT gcaATGTCTGTGAAataccaaaatgtattttttgctaATGTGGATGTGAACAATTCTCCG GAGCTCGCTGAAACTTGTCACATCAAAACAATACCCACATTTCAGATGTTCAAGAAAAGCCAGAAG ATTTTTGAATTTAGTGGAGCTGATGCTAAACAGCTGGAAGCCAAGATTCAAGAATTAATGTAA
- the TXNDC8 gene encoding thioredoxin domain-containing protein 8 isoform X4 produces MVQIINDMNEFKAFLTAAGHKLAVVEFSSKWCGPCKRMVPVFHELAETCHIKTIPTFQMFKKSQKVTLFSRIKRMICCYRSGFMSNPIFEFSGADAKQLEAKIQELM; encoded by the exons ATGGTGCAGATTATTAATGACATG AATGAATTTAAAGCATTTCTGACAGCTGCTGGACACAAACTCGCAGTGGTTGAATTTTCTTCAAAATGGTGTGGTCCCTGCAAAAGGATGGTACCTGTTTTCCAT GAGCTCGCTGAAACTTGTCACATCAAAACAATACCCACATTTCAGATGTTCAAGAAAAGCCAGAAG GTAACCCTATTCTCAAGAATCAAAAGAATGATTTGCTGTTATAGAAGTGGATTCATGAGCAACCCG ATTTTTGAATTTAGTGGAGCTGATGCTAAACAGCTGGAAGCCAAGATTCAAGAATTAATGTAA
- the TXNDC8 gene encoding thioredoxin domain-containing protein 8 isoform X6 — protein MVQIINDMNEFKAFLTAAGHKLAVVEFSSKWCGPCKRMVPVFHELAETCHIKTIPTFQMFKKSQKVTLFSRIKRMICCYRSGFMSNPCPANDGNE, from the exons ATGGTGCAGATTATTAATGACATG AATGAATTTAAAGCATTTCTGACAGCTGCTGGACACAAACTCGCAGTGGTTGAATTTTCTTCAAAATGGTGTGGTCCCTGCAAAAGGATGGTACCTGTTTTCCAT GAGCTCGCTGAAACTTGTCACATCAAAACAATACCCACATTTCAGATGTTCAAGAAAAGCCAGAAG GTAACCCTATTCTCAAGAATCAAAAGAATGATTTGCTGTTATAGAAGTGGATTCATGAGCAACCCG tgtccTGCAAATGATGGAAATGAGTAA
- the TXNDC8 gene encoding thioredoxin domain-containing protein 8 isoform X2 has protein sequence MVQIINDMNEFKAFLTAAGHKLAVVEFSSKWCGPCKRMVPVFHAMSVKYQNVFFANVDVNNSPELAETCHIKTIPTFQMFKKSQKVTLFSRIKRMICCYRSGFMSNPCPANDGNE, from the exons ATGGTGCAGATTATTAATGACATG AATGAATTTAAAGCATTTCTGACAGCTGCTGGACACAAACTCGCAGTGGTTGAATTTTCTTCAAAATGGTGTGGTCCCTGCAAAAGGATGGTACCTGTTTTCCAT gcaATGTCTGTGAAataccaaaatgtattttttgctaATGTGGATGTGAACAATTCTCCG GAGCTCGCTGAAACTTGTCACATCAAAACAATACCCACATTTCAGATGTTCAAGAAAAGCCAGAAG GTAACCCTATTCTCAAGAATCAAAAGAATGATTTGCTGTTATAGAAGTGGATTCATGAGCAACCCG tgtccTGCAAATGATGGAAATGAGTAA
- the TXNDC8 gene encoding thioredoxin domain-containing protein 8 isoform X3 produces MVQIINDMNEFKAFLTAAGHKLAVVEFSSKWCGPCKRMVPVFHELAETCHIKTIPTFQMFKKSQKGSISRPSPTSELHPHQKWTLDSSQANPSQIRANFRTLLKQLGK; encoded by the exons ATGGTGCAGATTATTAATGACATG AATGAATTTAAAGCATTTCTGACAGCTGCTGGACACAAACTCGCAGTGGTTGAATTTTCTTCAAAATGGTGTGGTCCCTGCAAAAGGATGGTACCTGTTTTCCAT GAGCTCGCTGAAACTTGTCACATCAAAACAATACCCACATTTCAGATGTTCAAGAAAAGCCAGAAG GGCTCCATCTCCAGGCCTTCACCAACCAGTGAACTCCATCCCCATCAGAAATGGACCCTTGACTCCAGTCAAGCCAATCCAAGTCAAATCAGAGCTAATTTCAGGACTTTGCTTAAGCAGCTAGGTAAATAA